One genomic region from Prionailurus bengalensis isolate Pbe53 chromosome C1, Fcat_Pben_1.1_paternal_pri, whole genome shotgun sequence encodes:
- the KTI12 gene encoding protein KTI12 homolog produces MPLVVFCGLPYSGKSRRAEELRGALAAEGRAVYVVDDALVLGTEDATAYGDSAREKALRGALRAAVERRLSRHDVVILDSLNYIKGFRYELYCLARAARTPLCLVYCVRPGGLSGGPRVADAVDHRGLNPSVSWRPRTEERGRPLAVGTPVLREPQAVDSVASGRTQAVVPKELEPEETGVPDLPAPVTSEFDTCEKRMVSTFYSPELMEALTLRFEAPDSRNRWDRPLFTLVGLEEPLPLAEIRAALFENQAPPPHQSTQSQPLASGSFLHQLDQVTSQVLAGLMEAQKRAVPGDLLKLPGTTEHLQFTRPLTMAELSRLRRQFISYTKMHPNNENLPQLANMFLQYLSQSLH; encoded by the coding sequence ATGCCGCTCGTAGTGTTTTGCGGGCTGCCATACAGCGGCAAGAGCCGGCGGGCGGAGGAGCTCCGTGGGGCGTTAGCGGCCGAGGGCCGCGCGGTGTACGTAGTGGATGACGCGTTGGTGCTGGGTACGGAGGACGCGACGGCGTATGGCGATTCGGCCCGTGAGAAGGCGTTGCGCGGGGCCTTGCGAGCCGCAGTGGAGAGGCGCCTCAGTCGCCACGATGTAGTCATCCTCGACTCGCTTAACTACATCAAGGGCTTCCGCTACGAGCTCTACTGCCTGGCGCGGGCGGCGCGCACTCCGCTCTGTCTGGTATATTGCGTACGGCCGGGCGGTCTGAGCGGGGGACCTCGGGTGGCTGATGCGGTGGACCACCGAGGCCTGAACCCCAGTGTGAGTTGGAGGCCGCGCACTGAGGAAAGAGGGAGACCTCTGGCGGTGGGCACCCCTGTCCTCAGGGAACCACAAGCAGTGGACTCTGTAGCAAGCGGGAGAACCCAAGCAGTTGTACCTAAGGAACTGGAGCCGGAGGAAACCGGGGTGCCAGATCTTCCAGCTCCTGTGACTTCAGAATTTGATACATGTGAAAAGCGTATGGTCAGTACCTTTTACTCTCCTGAACTTATGGAGGCACTAACGCTACGCTTTGAGGCTCCCGACTCTCGGAACCGCTGGGACCGGCCCCTGTTCACCTTGGTGGGCTTAGAGGAGCCATTACCCCTGGCAGAGATACGGGCCGCCTTGTTTGAGAACCAGGCTCCCCCACCGCATCAGTCTACACAGTCCCAGCCCCTTGCCTCCGGCAGCTTTCTGCACCAGTTGGATCAGGTCACCAGCCAGGTGTTGGCAGGACTGATGGAAGCTCAGAAGCGCGCGGTCCCTGGAGACTTGCTTAAGCTTCCTGGCACCACGGAGCACCTGCAGTTTACCCGGCCTTTGACCATGGCAGAACTGAGTCGCCTCCGACGCCAGTTTATTTCCTACACCAAAATGCATCCCAACAATGAGAACCTGCCTCAGCTGGCCAACATGTTTCTGCAGTATCTGAGCCAGAGCCTGCACTAA